The Muntiacus reevesi chromosome 7, mMunRee1.1, whole genome shotgun sequence genome includes a region encoding these proteins:
- the NUSAP1 gene encoding nucleolar and spindle-associated protein 1 → MIVPSLEELNSFKYSDLQNLAKSLGLRANLRADKLLRALKAHLKNEARKENENQDEIQISAFSCDETEIQTSSQEHAEREPDDHVTKTRGRRKTVHRSPDSQANGNVQTEKKLPPVPNLQNHSEIKICGPTESQNEEKHESQVLRTAVEITSPPKENQGNGNAVSSGKRGLDDDEDPRVPSKRKKSLYADGFSKPGENKKTASTTPNFKKLHEARFKEMESIDQYVERKKKYFEEHNSFNELKRQPVTKGVPATPVPARGRLSVACTPSSQQRSQGRAHAGRSTLCVKGSAKRSALSAAKMNVRFSAATKDNEHKRSLTKTPARKSPHVTTSGNTPKGQALLGTHKLKTTRGESVAVITPFKLTTEAAQTPISHKKPVFDLKASLSRPLNYEPHKGKLKPWGQSKENNSLHEHVSRVSFHKKTYKQPRLQTREEQRKKHEQERKEKKEKVLGVRRGLIIAESS, encoded by the exons ATGATCGTTCCCTCCCTGGAGGAGCTGAACTCCTTCAAGTACAGTGACCTGCAGAACTTGGCCAAGAGCCTGGGCCTCCGGGCTAACCTGAGG GCAGACAAGCTCTTAAGGGCCTTAAAAGCTCACCTTAAAAatgaagcaagaaaagaaaatgaaaatcag GATGAAATTCAGATTTCTGCATTCTCTTGTGATGAGACTGAGATACAGACCAGCAGCCAGGAACACGCTGAGAGGGAGCCGGATGACCATGTCACCAAAACCAGAGGAAGGCGTAAGACTGTCCACAGGAGCCCTGACTCGCAGGCAAATGGAAATGTGCAAACTGAAAAGAAGCTACCACCTGTGCCCAATCTG CAGAATCATTCAGAGATAAAAATATGTGGCCCTACTGAATCCCAGAATGAAGAAAAGCATGAAAGCCAGGTTCTCAGAACTGCTGTAGAAATTACTTCTCCACCGAAAGAGAATCAAGGAAATGGGAATGCAGTGTCCTCGGGAAAACGTGGACTGGATG ATGATGAAGATCCAAGGGTACcttcaaaaagaaagaagtctCTCTATGCAGATGGGTTTTCCAAAcctggagaaaacaaaaaaactgcaaGCACTACTCCAA ACTTTAAGAAGCTTCACGAGGCTCGTTTTAAGGAAATGGAGTCCATTGATCAATAtgttgagagaaaaaagaaatattttgaagagCACAATTCATTTAATGAACTGAAG AGGCAGCCTGTCACTAAGGGAGTGCCGGCAACTCCAGTTCCTGCCCGAGGAAGACTCTCCGTGGCTTGTACCCCTAGCAGCCAGCAGCGCTCGCAAGGCCGGGCCCACGCAGGCCGGAGCACCTTGTGTGTGAAGGGGTCAGCCAAGCGCTCTGCTCTCTCGGCAGCTAAGATGAATGTCAG GTTTTCAGCTGCTACTAAAGATAATGAGCATAAGCGCTCACTGACCAAGACTCCAGCCAGAAAGTCTCCACATGTGACCACGTCTGGGAATACCCCAAAAGGCCAGGCTCTGCTTGGGACACACAAGTTAAAGACCACAAGGGGTGAATCTGTTGCTG TTATTACCCCGTTCAAGTTGACAACTGAGGCAGCGCAGACTCCAATCTCCCATAAAAAACCAGTGTTCGATCTCAAAGCAAGTTTGTCTCGTCCTCTCAACTATGAGCCACACAAAG GAAAACTGAAACCATGGGGACAGTCTAAAGAAAACAATTCTCTACATGAGCATGTCAGCAGAGTTAGCTTCCACAAGAAAACTTATAAACAGCCTCGTCTCCAGACCAG GGAGGAGCAACGAAAGAAACATGAGCAGGAgcgaaaggagaagaaagaaaaggtccTGGGAGTTCGAAGGGGCCTCATTATAGCTGAAAGTTCATAG